The DNA region tctgtttgtttcataatatttttgtctgttttgccacacaataaaaataaataaataaataaataataataaaaaaggccatgcgagagtatgacaataatttcacttaaaaactttaaagatattgcatacattcattgttttcattgcttttttgttttttgaggaagaaattgttgacagatataattccatttctttcataaataaaaagaaattaggctttttttggggtaaatttacacttatGAATGTGGAATTAAAATtgaattaataagaaaaacatgcattactgtctttgtcactgtaatcatagcaaccaaatataatatttctataatacAGTGCAACATCAACGAACAAGTAtataattattgacatctttccacaattcacatgtacatttacaggaccagaataaatgagagcaagtttcaggatgtgattcgcagaaggaacaatttacatctatgtcaCTATTTAACTTTTGTAAtaaatgtttcactggatagaatctgTGAATCAATTTAAATGACACCTCTTTTACCTTATTTGTTAATTCCCTCATGGTTTTCCTCCACTCTGCTGACACCTTGTGGAGCACCCATGACCCTCTACGTCACAGGCTGCTACGTCATGACCGGATGTTGATACTAGCTCGGAGctcagacaggaaacagctgaacaagaaaaacaaagaagcgACGACGACGGTAAAAACAACAGATGTGCGACTAGAATACACCTCAAACATCGGTGACATTGACGCTGGTGGGAACACGTTGTGCTACTAAAACTAATTAGAAAAGGTAGGAAGCCGTCATTTGGAGCTGAGCTGAGATACacgagttgttgttgttgttgttcgcTGTTAGCTCGACGGCTAACACAACGTTAGCTTCTTTTAACTGGATGAATCAGTAGGACACCATTCAGCCACATGTCCAAAGTCTCTGTGGATAACAAGCAAACGTGTTCCCTTTTGACAGTTCAATCTTTTTGAAGAGAGGTTATGTTATTATTCTTGTTAATGGCTTTTTATTTTCAGTACCATTCAAAGCTCATCTGCCATCTATAGTCACCAATCCTCATGACAGACAGGCAGGAATAAGAAGTACTTGTTTAATAAAATGCTCAACAAAGAGCTATAACGTTGCTACCTTACTACTAATCTGAGctcataatgcaaaaaaaaacaagatgcatcagctaacacagtaaaaagaaagagctaaacaaaccatttaaatagaaggaagtatacaaataggagcagtatatacagtattgacaataaacagactattaacaaaattgcacaagtgttAAATGATATTGCAaagtgatgaatgaatgaaattacatCTGAAAGTATCAGGTTGTTGTCAGTTCTTGGTGTGTAAGTAGtgagtggtctactgggagcagtgctggttgtggagtctgacagctgcaggaaggaaggacctgagATAGcactccttcacacactttgggttaTGATATTTCTGTACATGGCTAAGTTGCCTCATGTTGCCATGTATTTACttataaaaatgtttgtctGTTAAAGATAACAAACGCTGCTGGTTGACATTCAATTTACATGTTTAGTGCAGCATTATAAAGATGGTCACTGTCTGAATTTGCTGATGCATTGTTCACAAACACCTGACATggattaaaaaataacaaattcatGAGGATATATGTTAAACATAGGAAAGGATATTGTTGGGGTGAGTGATATGGATAAAATCCTGTTATGAAAgtatatgttattttataaaaagggaaaaagtccAGAGTGCTCGGAAGTTCAAATCAATGTGATGAAGCTGCTCCTTGGTGGGGTacacaaaggttaaaaaaaggggggagtCCAAGGCACTCCTCttgcaaaaaatataaaaagcctttattcaattggctatttcatgatgaaatgctaaaaacaatgctggtaTATGTAAGATTGGGTAACAACCCACGTGTAGCggcacaaacagccttcttcagGGTGTCACACCCTGTATTTTTTGCTagaagagtgccttggactCCCCCCTTTTTTGAACctatatgttattttatattgtgatgATAGATATTCAACACAAAAGCACATTTTCTGAAGTGAtcggaaaaaaatgtgaatttaaaaaatgaaaataatcggaCCACAATGCAGGTAAGCTGGACTTGCTTTACGGTTTTACAGATGTTTCACCTCTCATTCAAAAGGCTTCTGCATAATTGTGTAGGAGCCTCAAGCATTTAACTTCTGTAGTGCTGGTTAGGGCCAACCAATTACAGATTGATTTGGTAGAATCTAGGTCACACCTGCTGAATGAAATTACCTTCTCCGCACCCGACCAGCACGCACACTTGAAAGGCGGTGAATACATCGGGTGGCACATTTCAAGCAGCAGTTCTTTTGTGGGTTTACATGGCTTCAGGGGCACTCTATTTATCCTCCCGAAAAACAAGTAAAAGCCCCACAATACTGTTAGAGAAAGCGAAACTAGAAAGAATCAAAAATAACTTCACTTAGTCCTTATTTCATGTGGTTACTTAAAGCCTTTGACTTCGCATGTCTAGATATCCCATTGCCTGGATGACTGAGAATCTTCACAGACTTAAAAATCCAATGTGATCATAAAACAGTCACAAACTGCTCTTTGATTTACAACATTGCCCATAATAGCCTCACACACCAAGCCATGTTAAAGGAGTAGCCACCACGTTATAAACGGTATGGAAAAACCTCTCACAATTTTATATTACCGTAAGGTTACATTTTCACATAAGggtattgtaaagtgttactgCCTATATACTGTTTATAGTCAAGTgctatttttatataaatagttttctcttttttccctttcttatTTTAGCCTTAGTTCAGTCACTCAGAGATTTGACGATGGGACGCATCTTCTTGGACCACATTGGCGGAACTCGCCTCTTCTCCTGTGCCAACTGTGACACCATCCTGACCAACAGGTCTGAGCTTATCTCAACACGCTTCACAGGAGCCACAGGCAGAGCTTTCCTCTTCAACAAGGTACAGAGACATTAGTGTTAAAGTTTACTTCTAAATCAAACATTGTACACAGATTCAGTATCTAGTTCCCTGCTTCAAAATGTGTGTTCATGCTTGTGTCTCAACTCCACAGGTGGTGAACCTCCAGTATAGCGAGGTGCAGGACAGAGTGATGCTCACCGGCAGACACATGGTGAGGGACGTCAGCTGCAAGAACTGCAACAGCAAGTTGGGTTGGATCTATGAGTTTGCTACTGAGGACAGTCAGCGGTACAAGGAGGGACGTGTCATCCTGGAGAGGGCGCTGGTTAGGGAGAGCGAGGGCTTTGAGGAGCACGTTCCCTCAGACAACTCATGAGCCCCTAACCTTCGGATTAACTTGCGTGAGGAAAGCTCACTCCCGTATCCACCTATCCCTCTCCTTTATCCCCTTGCCTCTGCGCTGCGCACCACCACATGCAGACTTAGTGGTCAGTGAAGTTTTGGCTTCACCCCTCCACATCCCTTCCCTGTCTCTGGCCTAGACCTCTGCTGATTAGACGATTGGTTTGCTGGCTCTACTGTTGCTGAATAGGCTTCCCCAAAATACTTCCTGATTTATATGT from Sebastes umbrosus isolate fSebUmb1 chromosome 16, fSebUmb1.pri, whole genome shotgun sequence includes:
- the ypel5 gene encoding protein yippee-like 5; protein product: MGRIFLDHIGGTRLFSCANCDTILTNRSELISTRFTGATGRAFLFNKVVNLQYSEVQDRVMLTGRHMVRDVSCKNCNSKLGWIYEFATEDSQRYKEGRVILERALVRESEGFEEHVPSDNS